The following proteins come from a genomic window of Halictus rubicundus isolate RS-2024b chromosome 8, iyHalRubi1_principal, whole genome shotgun sequence:
- the LOC143356436 gene encoding zonadhesin-like isoform X2 — protein MSRYVLLLLAAFTMLTITTEGIRICPLNEQWNECGTACPLTCENPEPRDCTQQCVKGCQCKPGWVRSKLGLCVPKKWCRAPGGNRCPPNEDWDVCGTACPLTCENPKPRICTLECVTGCQCKPGLLRNESGECVPKESCPPDRGNHCPPNEDWNECGTACPSTCKNPGPRVCTLQCVKGCQCKPGLLRNESGDCVPKESCPADGDDRCPPNEDWNECGTACPSTCKNPGPRICTLQCVKGCQCKPGLLRNESGECVPKESCPADGGDRCPPNEDWNECGTACPSTCKNPGPRICTLQCVKGCQCKPGLLRNESGDCVPKESCPADGDDRCPPNEDWNECGTACPSTCKNPGPRICTLQCVKGCQCKPGLLRNESGECVPKESCPADGGDRCPPNEDWKECGTACPSTCKNPGPRICTLQCVKGCQCKPGLLRNESGECVPKESCPPDRGNHCPPNEDWNECGTACPSTCKNPGPRVCTLQCVKGCQCKPGLLRNESGDCVPKESCPADEDDRCPPNEDWNECGTACPSTCKNPGPRICTLQCVKGCQCKPGLLRNESGDCVPKESCPADGDDRCPPNEDWNECGTACPSTCKNPGPRICTLQCVKGCQCKPGLLRNESGECVPKESCPADGGDRCPPNEDWNECGTACPSTCKNPEPKICTLQCVKGCQCKPGLLRNESGECVPKESCPADGGPRICPLNEEWKECGSACPLTCDNPEPGVCTKQCVSGCQCKPGWVRSKLGMCVPKELCPADGGPRICPLNEEWNECGTACPLTCENPEPGVCTKQCVRGCQCKPGWVRSKWGICVPKKLCPADGGPRICPLNEEWKECGSACPLTCDNPEPGVCTKQCVSGCQCKPGWVRSKLGMCVPKELCPADGGPRICPLNEEWKECGSACPLTCDNPEPGVCTKQCVRGCQCQPGWVRSKLGLCVPKQWCPPAGGNRCPPNEDWSLCGTACPLTCKNSKPRICTLPCVIGCQCKPGLLRNESGDCVPKESCPADGPESCSPHEEWNDCGTACPLTCENPEPRVCTKECVRGCQCKPGLLRNKFGRCVPKKWCC, from the exons ATGTCCCGATACGTTCTCCTACTGTTGGCAGCATTTACTATGCTAACTATCA CTACCGAGGGTATCCGAATTTGTCCACTGAACGAGCAATGGAACGAGTGCGGAACAGCCTGTCCGTTAACTTGCGAAAATCCTGAACCAAGAGATTGCACGCAG CAATGCGTTAAAGGCTGCCAATGTAAACCTGGTTGGGTGAGAAGCAAATTGGGTCTATGCGTGCCTAAAAAGTGGTGTC GGGCTCCTGGGGGCAACCGCTGTCCACCGAACGAGGACTGGGACGTGTGCGGAACAGCCTGCCCATTAACTTGCGAAAATCCTAAACCAAGAATTTGCACGCTG gaatgcgttacaggctgccaatgcaaacctggtttgctgagaaacgaatcgggagaatgcgtgcctaaagagtcgtgtc CGCCCGATCGGGGTAACCATTGTCCACCGAATgaggattggaacgagtgcggaaCAGCCTGCCCATCAACTTGCAAAAATCCTGGCCCAAGAGTTTGCACACTG CAATGCGTTaaaggctgccaatgcaaacctggtttgctcaGAAACGAATCGGGAGATTGCGTtcctaaagagtcgtgtc cGGCTGATGGGGATGACCGCTGTCCACCGAATgaggattggaacgagtgcggaaCAGCCTGTCCGTCAACTTGCAAAAATCCTGGCCCAAGAATTTGCACGCTG CAATGCGTTAAAGgttgccaatgcaaacctggtttgctgagaaacgaatcgggagaatgcgtgcctaaagagtcgtgtc CGGCTGATGGGGGTGACCGCTGTCCACCGAATgaggattggaacgagtgcggaaCAGCCTGCCCATCAACTTGCAAAAATCCTGGCCCAAGAATTTGCACGCTG CAATGCGTTAAAGgttgccaatgcaaacctggtttgctcaGAAACGAATCGGGAGATTGCGTtcctaaagagtcgtgtc cGGCTGATGGGGATGACCGCTGTCCACCGAATgaggattggaacgagtgcggaaCAGCCTGTCCGTCAACTTGCAAAAATCCTGGCCCAAGAATTTGCACGCTG CAATGCGTTAAAGgttgccaatgcaaacctggtttgctgagaaacgaatcgggagaatgcgtgcctaaagagtcgtgtc CGGCTGATGGGGGTGACCGCTGTCCACCGAATGAAGATTGGAAAGAGTGCGGAACAGCCTGTCCGTCAACTTGCAAAAATCCTGGCCCAAGAATTTGCACGCTG CAATGCGTTAAAGgttgccaatgcaaacctggtttgctgagaaacgaatcgggagaatgcgtgcctaaagagtcgtgtc CGCCCGATCGGGGTAACCATTGTCCACCGAATgaggattggaacgagtgcggaaCAGCCTGCCCATCAACTTGCAAAAATCCTGGCCCAAGAGTTTGCACACTG CAATGCGTTaaaggctgccaatgcaaacctggtttgctcaGAAACGAATCGGGAGATTGCGTtcctaaagagtcgtgtc cGGCTGATGAGGATGACCGCTGTCCACCGAATgaggattggaacgagtgcggaaCAGCCTGCCCATCAACTTGCAAAAATCCTGGCCCAAGAATTTGCACGCTG CAATGCGTTAAAGgttgccaatgcaaacctggtttgctcaGAAACGAATCGGGAGATTGCGTtcctaaagagtcgtgtc cGGCTGATGGGGATGACCGCTGTCCACCGAATgaggattggaacgagtgcggaaCAGCCTGCCCATCAACTTGCAAAAATCCTGGCCCAAGAATTTGCACGCTG CAATGCGTTAAAGgttgccaatgcaaacctggtttgctgagaaacgaatcgggagagtgcgtgcctaaagagtcgtgtc CGGCTGATGGGGGTGACCGCTGTCCACCGAATgaggattggaacgagtgcggaaCAGCCTGCCCATCAACTTGCAAAAATCCTGAGCCAAAAATTTGCACGCTG CAATGCGTTAAAGGCTgtcaatgcaaacctggtttgctgagaaacgagtCGGGGgagtgcgtgcctaaagagtcaTGTC CGGCTGATGGGGGTCCCCGAATTTGTCCACTGAATGAGGAATGGAAGGAGTGCGGATCAGCTTGTCCGTTAACTTGTGACAATCCTGAACCAGGAGTTTGCACGAAG CAATGCGTTAgtggctgccaatgcaaacctggttggGTGAGAAGCAAATTGGGAATGTGCGTGCCTAAGGAGTTGTGTC CGGCTGATGGGGGTCCCCGAATTTGTCCACTGAATGAGGAATGGAACGAGTGTGGAACAGCCTGTCCGTTAACTTGCGAAAATCCTGAACCTGGAGTTTGCACAAAG CAATGCGTTAGAGGCTgtcaatgcaaacctggttggGTGAGAAGCAAATGGGGAATATGCGTGCCTAAGAAGTTGTGTC CGGCTGATGGGGGTCCCCGAATTTGTCCACTGAATGAGGAATGGAAGGAGTGCGGATCAGCTTGTCCGTTAACTTGTGACAATCCTGAACCAGGAGTTTGCACGAAG CAATGCGTTAgtggctgccaatgcaaacctggttggGTGAGAAGCAAATTGGGAATGTGCGTGCCTAAGGAGTTGTGTC CGGCTGATGGGGGTCCCCGAATTTGTCCACTGAATGAGGAATGGAAGGAGTGCGGATCAGCCTGTCCGTTAACTTGTGACAATCCTGAACCAGGAGTTTGCACGAAG CAATGCGTTAGAGGTTGTCAATGCCAACCTGGTTGGGTGAGAAGCAAATTGGGGCTATGCGTGCCTAAACAATGGTGTC CGCCTGCTGGGGGTAACCGCTGCCCACCGAATGAAGATTGGAGCCTGTGCGGAACAGCCTGTCCATTAACTTGCAAAAATTCTAAGCCAAGAATTTGCACGCTG CCATGCGTTataggctgccaatgcaaacctggtttgctgcgAAACGAGTCGGGAGAttgcgtgcctaaagagtcgtgtc CGGCTGATGGACCTGAAAGCTGTTCACCGCACGAGGAGTGGAACGATTGCGGAACAGCCTGTCCATTAACTTGTGAGAATCCTGAACCAAGAGTTTGCACGAAG gaatgcgttagaggctgccaatgcaaacccgGTTTGCTGAGAAACAAATTTGGACGGTGCGTTCCTAAAAAGTGGTGTTGTTAG
- the LOC143356325 gene encoding chymotrypsin inhibitor-like isoform X1: MSRLTFVLFTVMLTLYTTAVSADDDCPPNMIWSGCATPCPPTCKNPHPTICPDYCKAGCQCESGLLKNDLGECVPASKC; the protein is encoded by the exons ATGTCGCGCCTTACTTTTGTTTTGTTCACCGTGATGCTCACGCTGTACACCACCG CAGTGAGTGCTGATGACGACTGTCCACCGAATATGATTTGGAGTGGCTGCGCAACTCCCTGTCCACCAACTTGTAAAAATCCCCATCCAACAATTTGCCCAGAT TATTGCAAGGCCGGCTGCCAATGCGAATCGGgtcttttaaaaaatgacttAGGAGAATGTGTTCCCGCATCGAAATGTTAA
- the LOC143356436 gene encoding zonadhesin-like isoform X1, protein MSRYVLLLLAAFTMLTITTEGIRICPLNEQWNECGTACPLTCENPEPRDCTQQCVKGCQCKPGWVRSKLGLCVPKKWCRAPGGNRCPPNEDWDVCGTACPLTCENPKPRICTLECVTGCQCKPGLLRNESGECVPKESCPPDRGNHCPPNEDWNECGTACPSTCKNPGPRVCTLQCVKGCQCKPGLLRNESGDCVPKESCPADGDDRCPPNEDWNECGTACPSTCKNPGPRICTLQCVKGCQCKPGLLRNESGECVPKESCPADGGDRCPPNEDWNECGTACPSTCKNPGPRICTLQCVKGCQCKPGLLRNESGDCVPKESCPADGDDRCPPNEDWNECGTACPSTCKNPGPRICTLQCVKGCQCKPGLLRNESGECVPKESCPADGGDRCPPNEDWKECGTACPSTCKNPGPRICTLQCVKGCQCKPGLLRNESGECVPKESCPPDRGNHCPPNEDWNECGTACPSTCKNPGPRVCTLQCVKGCQCKPGLLRNESGDCVPKESCPADEDDRCPPNEDWNECGTACPSTCKNPGPRICTLQCVKGCQCKPGLLRNESGDCVPKESCPADGDDRCPPNEDWNECGTACPSTCKNPGPRICTLQCVKGCQCKPGLLRNESGECVPKESCPADGGDRCPPNEDWNECGTACPSTCKNPEPKICTLQCVKGCQCKPGLLRNESGECVPKESCPANGGGRCPLNEEWNECGTACPLTCENPEPGVCTKQCVRGCQCKPGWVRSKWGICVPKKLCPADGGPRICPLNEEWKECGSACPLTCDNPEPGVCTKQCVSGCQCKPGWVRSKLGMCVPKELCPADGGPRICPLNEEWNECGTACPLTCENPEPGVCTKQCVRGCQCKPGWVRSKWGICVPKKLCPADGGPRICPLNEEWKECGSACPLTCDNPEPGVCTKQCVSGCQCKPGWVRSKLGMCVPKELCPADGGPRICPLNEEWKECGSACPLTCDNPEPGVCTKQCVRGCQCQPGWVRSKLGLCVPKQWCPPAGGNRCPPNEDWSLCGTACPLTCKNSKPRICTLPCVIGCQCKPGLLRNESGDCVPKESCPADGPESCSPHEEWNDCGTACPLTCENPEPRVCTKECVRGCQCKPGLLRNKFGRCVPKKWCC, encoded by the exons ATGTCCCGATACGTTCTCCTACTGTTGGCAGCATTTACTATGCTAACTATCA CTACCGAGGGTATCCGAATTTGTCCACTGAACGAGCAATGGAACGAGTGCGGAACAGCCTGTCCGTTAACTTGCGAAAATCCTGAACCAAGAGATTGCACGCAG CAATGCGTTAAAGGCTGCCAATGTAAACCTGGTTGGGTGAGAAGCAAATTGGGTCTATGCGTGCCTAAAAAGTGGTGTC GGGCTCCTGGGGGCAACCGCTGTCCACCGAACGAGGACTGGGACGTGTGCGGAACAGCCTGCCCATTAACTTGCGAAAATCCTAAACCAAGAATTTGCACGCTG gaatgcgttacaggctgccaatgcaaacctggtttgctgagaaacgaatcgggagaatgcgtgcctaaagagtcgtgtc CGCCCGATCGGGGTAACCATTGTCCACCGAATgaggattggaacgagtgcggaaCAGCCTGCCCATCAACTTGCAAAAATCCTGGCCCAAGAGTTTGCACACTG CAATGCGTTaaaggctgccaatgcaaacctggtttgctcaGAAACGAATCGGGAGATTGCGTtcctaaagagtcgtgtc cGGCTGATGGGGATGACCGCTGTCCACCGAATgaggattggaacgagtgcggaaCAGCCTGTCCGTCAACTTGCAAAAATCCTGGCCCAAGAATTTGCACGCTG CAATGCGTTAAAGgttgccaatgcaaacctggtttgctgagaaacgaatcgggagaatgcgtgcctaaagagtcgtgtc CGGCTGATGGGGGTGACCGCTGTCCACCGAATgaggattggaacgagtgcggaaCAGCCTGCCCATCAACTTGCAAAAATCCTGGCCCAAGAATTTGCACGCTG CAATGCGTTAAAGgttgccaatgcaaacctggtttgctcaGAAACGAATCGGGAGATTGCGTtcctaaagagtcgtgtc cGGCTGATGGGGATGACCGCTGTCCACCGAATgaggattggaacgagtgcggaaCAGCCTGTCCGTCAACTTGCAAAAATCCTGGCCCAAGAATTTGCACGCTG CAATGCGTTAAAGgttgccaatgcaaacctggtttgctgagaaacgaatcgggagaatgcgtgcctaaagagtcgtgtc CGGCTGATGGGGGTGACCGCTGTCCACCGAATGAAGATTGGAAAGAGTGCGGAACAGCCTGTCCGTCAACTTGCAAAAATCCTGGCCCAAGAATTTGCACGCTG CAATGCGTTAAAGgttgccaatgcaaacctggtttgctgagaaacgaatcgggagaatgcgtgcctaaagagtcgtgtc CGCCCGATCGGGGTAACCATTGTCCACCGAATgaggattggaacgagtgcggaaCAGCCTGCCCATCAACTTGCAAAAATCCTGGCCCAAGAGTTTGCACACTG CAATGCGTTaaaggctgccaatgcaaacctggtttgctcaGAAACGAATCGGGAGATTGCGTtcctaaagagtcgtgtc cGGCTGATGAGGATGACCGCTGTCCACCGAATgaggattggaacgagtgcggaaCAGCCTGCCCATCAACTTGCAAAAATCCTGGCCCAAGAATTTGCACGCTG CAATGCGTTAAAGgttgccaatgcaaacctggtttgctcaGAAACGAATCGGGAGATTGCGTtcctaaagagtcgtgtc cGGCTGATGGGGATGACCGCTGTCCACCGAATgaggattggaacgagtgcggaaCAGCCTGCCCATCAACTTGCAAAAATCCTGGCCCAAGAATTTGCACGCTG CAATGCGTTAAAGgttgccaatgcaaacctggtttgctgagaaacgaatcgggagagtgcgtgcctaaagagtcgtgtc CGGCTGATGGGGGTGACCGCTGTCCACCGAATgaggattggaacgagtgcggaaCAGCCTGCCCATCAACTTGCAAAAATCCTGAGCCAAAAATTTGCACGCTG CAATGCGTTAAAGGCTgtcaatgcaaacctggtttgctgagaaacgagtCGGGGgagtgcgtgcctaaagagtcaTGTC CGGCCAATGGGGGTGGCCGCTGTCCACTGAATGAGGAATGGAACGAGTGTGGAACAGCCTGTCCGTTAACTTGCGAAAATCCTGAACCTGGAGTTTGCACAAAG CAATGCGTTAGAGGCTgtcaatgcaaacctggttggGTGAGAAGCAAATGGGGAATATGCGTGCCTAAGAAGTTGTGTC CGGCTGATGGGGGTCCCCGAATTTGTCCACTGAATGAGGAATGGAAGGAGTGCGGATCAGCTTGTCCGTTAACTTGTGACAATCCTGAACCAGGAGTTTGCACGAAG CAATGCGTTAgtggctgccaatgcaaacctggttggGTGAGAAGCAAATTGGGAATGTGCGTGCCTAAGGAGTTGTGTC CGGCTGATGGGGGTCCCCGAATTTGTCCACTGAATGAGGAATGGAACGAGTGTGGAACAGCCTGTCCGTTAACTTGCGAAAATCCTGAACCTGGAGTTTGCACAAAG CAATGCGTTAGAGGCTgtcaatgcaaacctggttggGTGAGAAGCAAATGGGGAATATGCGTGCCTAAGAAGTTGTGTC CGGCTGATGGGGGTCCCCGAATTTGTCCACTGAATGAGGAATGGAAGGAGTGCGGATCAGCTTGTCCGTTAACTTGTGACAATCCTGAACCAGGAGTTTGCACGAAG CAATGCGTTAgtggctgccaatgcaaacctggttggGTGAGAAGCAAATTGGGAATGTGCGTGCCTAAGGAGTTGTGTC CGGCTGATGGGGGTCCCCGAATTTGTCCACTGAATGAGGAATGGAAGGAGTGCGGATCAGCCTGTCCGTTAACTTGTGACAATCCTGAACCAGGAGTTTGCACGAAG CAATGCGTTAGAGGTTGTCAATGCCAACCTGGTTGGGTGAGAAGCAAATTGGGGCTATGCGTGCCTAAACAATGGTGTC CGCCTGCTGGGGGTAACCGCTGCCCACCGAATGAAGATTGGAGCCTGTGCGGAACAGCCTGTCCATTAACTTGCAAAAATTCTAAGCCAAGAATTTGCACGCTG CCATGCGTTataggctgccaatgcaaacctggtttgctgcgAAACGAGTCGGGAGAttgcgtgcctaaagagtcgtgtc CGGCTGATGGACCTGAAAGCTGTTCACCGCACGAGGAGTGGAACGATTGCGGAACAGCCTGTCCATTAACTTGTGAGAATCCTGAACCAAGAGTTTGCACGAAG gaatgcgttagaggctgccaatgcaaacccgGTTTGCTGAGAAACAAATTTGGACGGTGCGTTCCTAAAAAGTGGTGTTGTTAG
- the LOC143356436 gene encoding zonadhesin-like isoform X3: MSRYVLLLLAAFTMLTITTEGIRICPLNEQWNECGTACPLTCENPEPRDCTQQCVKGCQCKPGWVRSKLGLCVPKKWCRAPGGNRCPPNEDWDVCGTACPLTCENPKPRICTLECVTGCQCKPGLLRNESGECVPKESCPPDRGNHCPPNEDWNECGTACPSTCKNPGPRVCTLQCVKGCQCKPGLLRNESGDCVPKESCPADGDDRCPPNEDWNECGTACPSTCKNPGPRICTLQCVKGCQCKPGLLRNESGECVPKESCPADGGDRCPPNEDWNECGTACPSTCKNPGPRICTLQCVKGCQCKPGLLRNESGDCVPKESCPADGDDRCPPNEDWNECGTACPSTCKNPGPRICTLQCVKGCQCKPGLLRNESGECVPKESCPADGGDRCPPNEDWKECGTACPSTCKNPGPRICTLQCVKGCQCKPGLLRNESGECVPKESCPPDRGNHCPPNEDWNECGTACPSTCKNPGPRVCTLQCVKGCQCKPGLLRNESGDCVPKESCPADEDDRCPPNEDWNECGTACPSTCKNPGPRICTLQCVKGCQCKPGLLRNESGDCVPKESCPADGDDRCPPNEDWNECGTACPSTCKNPGPRICTLQCVKGCQCKPGLLRNESGECVPKESCPADGGPRICPLNEEWKECGSACPLTCDNPEPGVCTKQCVSGCQCKPGWVRSKLGMCVPKELCPADGGPRICPLNEEWNECGTACPLTCENPEPGVCTKQCVRGCQCKPGWVRSKWGICVPKKLCPADGGPRICPLNEEWKECGSACPLTCDNPEPGVCTKQCVSGCQCKPGWVRSKLGMCVPKELCPADGGPRICPLNEEWKECGSACPLTCDNPEPGVCTKQCVRGCQCQPGWVRSKLGLCVPKQWCPPAGGNRCPPNEDWSLCGTACPLTCKNSKPRICTLPCVIGCQCKPGLLRNESGDCVPKESCPADGPESCSPHEEWNDCGTACPLTCENPEPRVCTKECVRGCQCKPGLLRNKFGRCVPKKWCC; the protein is encoded by the exons ATGTCCCGATACGTTCTCCTACTGTTGGCAGCATTTACTATGCTAACTATCA CTACCGAGGGTATCCGAATTTGTCCACTGAACGAGCAATGGAACGAGTGCGGAACAGCCTGTCCGTTAACTTGCGAAAATCCTGAACCAAGAGATTGCACGCAG CAATGCGTTAAAGGCTGCCAATGTAAACCTGGTTGGGTGAGAAGCAAATTGGGTCTATGCGTGCCTAAAAAGTGGTGTC GGGCTCCTGGGGGCAACCGCTGTCCACCGAACGAGGACTGGGACGTGTGCGGAACAGCCTGCCCATTAACTTGCGAAAATCCTAAACCAAGAATTTGCACGCTG gaatgcgttacaggctgccaatgcaaacctggtttgctgagaaacgaatcgggagaatgcgtgcctaaagagtcgtgtc CGCCCGATCGGGGTAACCATTGTCCACCGAATgaggattggaacgagtgcggaaCAGCCTGCCCATCAACTTGCAAAAATCCTGGCCCAAGAGTTTGCACACTG CAATGCGTTaaaggctgccaatgcaaacctggtttgctcaGAAACGAATCGGGAGATTGCGTtcctaaagagtcgtgtc cGGCTGATGGGGATGACCGCTGTCCACCGAATgaggattggaacgagtgcggaaCAGCCTGTCCGTCAACTTGCAAAAATCCTGGCCCAAGAATTTGCACGCTG CAATGCGTTAAAGgttgccaatgcaaacctggtttgctgagaaacgaatcgggagaatgcgtgcctaaagagtcgtgtc CGGCTGATGGGGGTGACCGCTGTCCACCGAATgaggattggaacgagtgcggaaCAGCCTGCCCATCAACTTGCAAAAATCCTGGCCCAAGAATTTGCACGCTG CAATGCGTTAAAGgttgccaatgcaaacctggtttgctcaGAAACGAATCGGGAGATTGCGTtcctaaagagtcgtgtc cGGCTGATGGGGATGACCGCTGTCCACCGAATgaggattggaacgagtgcggaaCAGCCTGTCCGTCAACTTGCAAAAATCCTGGCCCAAGAATTTGCACGCTG CAATGCGTTAAAGgttgccaatgcaaacctggtttgctgagaaacgaatcgggagaatgcgtgcctaaagagtcgtgtc CGGCTGATGGGGGTGACCGCTGTCCACCGAATGAAGATTGGAAAGAGTGCGGAACAGCCTGTCCGTCAACTTGCAAAAATCCTGGCCCAAGAATTTGCACGCTG CAATGCGTTAAAGgttgccaatgcaaacctggtttgctgagaaacgaatcgggagaatgcgtgcctaaagagtcgtgtc CGCCCGATCGGGGTAACCATTGTCCACCGAATgaggattggaacgagtgcggaaCAGCCTGCCCATCAACTTGCAAAAATCCTGGCCCAAGAGTTTGCACACTG CAATGCGTTaaaggctgccaatgcaaacctggtttgctcaGAAACGAATCGGGAGATTGCGTtcctaaagagtcgtgtc cGGCTGATGAGGATGACCGCTGTCCACCGAATgaggattggaacgagtgcggaaCAGCCTGCCCATCAACTTGCAAAAATCCTGGCCCAAGAATTTGCACGCTG CAATGCGTTAAAGgttgccaatgcaaacctggtttgctcaGAAACGAATCGGGAGATTGCGTtcctaaagagtcgtgtc cGGCTGATGGGGATGACCGCTGTCCACCGAATgaggattggaacgagtgcggaaCAGCCTGCCCATCAACTTGCAAAAATCCTGGCCCAAGAATTTGCACGCTG CAATGCGTTAAAGgttgccaatgcaaacctggtttgctgagaaacgaatcgggagagtgcgtgcctaaagagtcgtgtc CGGCTGATGGGGGTCCCCGAATTTGTCCACTGAATGAGGAATGGAAGGAGTGCGGATCAGCTTGTCCGTTAACTTGTGACAATCCTGAACCAGGAGTTTGCACGAAG CAATGCGTTAgtggctgccaatgcaaacctggttggGTGAGAAGCAAATTGGGAATGTGCGTGCCTAAGGAGTTGTGTC CGGCTGATGGGGGTCCCCGAATTTGTCCACTGAATGAGGAATGGAACGAGTGTGGAACAGCCTGTCCGTTAACTTGCGAAAATCCTGAACCTGGAGTTTGCACAAAG CAATGCGTTAGAGGCTgtcaatgcaaacctggttggGTGAGAAGCAAATGGGGAATATGCGTGCCTAAGAAGTTGTGTC CGGCTGATGGGGGTCCCCGAATTTGTCCACTGAATGAGGAATGGAAGGAGTGCGGATCAGCTTGTCCGTTAACTTGTGACAATCCTGAACCAGGAGTTTGCACGAAG CAATGCGTTAgtggctgccaatgcaaacctggttggGTGAGAAGCAAATTGGGAATGTGCGTGCCTAAGGAGTTGTGTC CGGCTGATGGGGGTCCCCGAATTTGTCCACTGAATGAGGAATGGAAGGAGTGCGGATCAGCCTGTCCGTTAACTTGTGACAATCCTGAACCAGGAGTTTGCACGAAG CAATGCGTTAGAGGTTGTCAATGCCAACCTGGTTGGGTGAGAAGCAAATTGGGGCTATGCGTGCCTAAACAATGGTGTC CGCCTGCTGGGGGTAACCGCTGCCCACCGAATGAAGATTGGAGCCTGTGCGGAACAGCCTGTCCATTAACTTGCAAAAATTCTAAGCCAAGAATTTGCACGCTG CCATGCGTTataggctgccaatgcaaacctggtttgctgcgAAACGAGTCGGGAGAttgcgtgcctaaagagtcgtgtc CGGCTGATGGACCTGAAAGCTGTTCACCGCACGAGGAGTGGAACGATTGCGGAACAGCCTGTCCATTAACTTGTGAGAATCCTGAACCAAGAGTTTGCACGAAG gaatgcgttagaggctgccaatgcaaacccgGTTTGCTGAGAAACAAATTTGGACGGTGCGTTCCTAAAAAGTGGTGTTGTTAG
- the LOC143356325 gene encoding chymotrypsin inhibitor-like isoform X2: MSRLTFVLFTVMLTLYTTVSADDDCPPNMIWSGCATPCPPTCKNPHPTICPDYCKAGCQCESGLLKNDLGECVPASKC; this comes from the exons ATGTCGCGCCTTACTTTTGTTTTGTTCACCGTGATGCTCACGCTGTACACCACCG TGAGTGCTGATGACGACTGTCCACCGAATATGATTTGGAGTGGCTGCGCAACTCCCTGTCCACCAACTTGTAAAAATCCCCATCCAACAATTTGCCCAGAT TATTGCAAGGCCGGCTGCCAATGCGAATCGGgtcttttaaaaaatgacttAGGAGAATGTGTTCCCGCATCGAAATGTTAA